The Silene latifolia isolate original U9 population chromosome X, ASM4854445v1, whole genome shotgun sequence genome contains the following window.
gaattaaacatgttcctgagttgtagtacttgattatggatttaatacattatatttttcatatactatttacaacttcatcgttttatatatataatattttgtttttcatgtggattgtactgacaacattgaacgcataCAAAGTgaatgaattacattatatttgttttggtcgtaatcgccaatgtgagtgataactcggctattatattgtgcgggcgattgatggtgggttcaacgagccataagtcaaacggttgactgatcgatcacagatacgagattatgacgatacctcgttggacaattttttttttgtgacaatgtaatggtatcctaaatgtttaataacattcggtgccaggtcgtggataggacatccattgtgttcctagagtcgattcttttgactatatcgtctcttgagattaaggcggttttgggtgactttggtttctttctcacggtctcaccGTGAATCGGGGCTAAGTAGCTTTTTCAggtcatttcatacgtgcttacatccgcaagatttgagttgaggaaaatatccaacctttatcggtatagttatttctcggggccactcgaggagttgtaagcgaaatgcatggccatggtcgaatgttgattcgtttatcgttaagttactctctagtcgggaaaaccactcttgagcatcgatcgcttgtaaaatacgacctttgtgaattcggatttgcaaattgttttacattgagtgggagaaattattaaaggatatgagaatcggttatcgcacatacacttgtgaggacaagtgggagtttgttggagctggtgtcctccacaaattagtgtgataacatttgtaaatctcatacaggttcacaagggtatacttcgtatatttaatcagttgattaacgtttacctaataacggttggcttgctagaaagtttgacgttattatcatacagatggcggtgatcaaatggtccctaaaggtcacacctataggacgtgtttgagaaatgtggtcatagaaatataatcacattgatgcccaaaatgactaaaaagttagtcaatgtgttgatgagataattatttaatgaaaattaaataatattaagttgagacaattaatcatgtcaattcgtaaattaaatataataagttatatttaaatttaatatatataaggttagtttggacgaattaatctgttaattcgtagttaaatataatcagttgtatttaatatcaataagttgaatgtgtcatagtggtaatagtgagggtacacataccaataggtcatgggttcgatcctcactagatgacaatttaacacactttatatatttttggaaagaccaaaaatacggaaatttttattcattatttcggtcattattggccgaaaattaggagaataatatatttcctaattgaattggtaattcggtctatataagagaaaaggggagaattatttataccctaatgctttttcttgaccttgcctcctctttctcatcacaaaaacacaaagacaataaaattttacagaaaattttagattgatttctagcataatcaaagggcatatctcagatcgtcttgggtgcaactaataggcgaatatcaattttgatattgttcttaggccaattttgttaggacctgaggttaattctaaatccttttaattttgtttatgtattttattttatgaccttagatcatctttgttaaatcgttataatccttcatgttaaagggaagtatacagattatttcccacaactttgacTATCGCCCTGTCcaaacctcagtcaaagtgggggctctacatgagacggtttaatgcactactcggatatgaaaaatgatttcaaaagttttctaacttcatttgcattaaaataacactatttagagttaaaaccgtcttcgaacccaaaaccgactcagaaacccgcaaatcgagtcaacccgagtcaacctgagtcaacccaaatctcgaatgtcaaaactAATGCCAtaaatgttttcatcatgtcatttccattaaaatgaccctaattagagtcaaaaccgacaccgggctaaaaaccgactcgaaattcaaatcccgactcacacgggtcaaacccgagtcaagcacacaaaacacctacctcaagtaacaccaaaatcatctcaTTAGATGCCCATGttattacacgacatcctatttgattaccacaaatcaataatggatggagaattggccacgtccaaattgaaagggacattACACCCGTTTGcatcacgaggtagctcgcgactaaagcaggtgtctgcttagcctctaagcaaacacaaccgacctaccaccccatatttctctataaataccaaccatcatacaacacaatccttacgcgagcgtccgccccttcacctctcccttaaatttctagactcgacttcctaaatcacaaaatcgacacgtgtttacgacctaccaatcgtaaacacaagccttacacatattgtttggtactgtCGTCGTGCATTTGACCAACACAATTTATTTAATTAagatattttcaacatattttcaaaaccaaatccttttttaaggcaatctttttaaacttctttgatcgcgagtagtcacaacgagaaaaccgtctctaaagtcgtctaccacgcaaagatcaaaatacgtaagtttgagggtgtaaatatctcactttaattcatgtctttactgttttgatgagtttataagcatgaacaatgcataacacgattcaaaattaggttagacgagccaaaaccgagttttggcctgagacagaagctctttgtgttggaatatgtgtcctccgacaataatgggatcacaactgtcgatcatgatgatcacatgtttaaatctcattttaagaatacatgtgggatgtaatattatacagtcaactggtccacacatatcggtagtgattggttgactagagtttgacattactgtcgtgcgacggtggtgatcaattgatccccttaggtcatacctatagggaaatactcttaattgattatttaattaatcgtatgccgatacgagttaattaaattgcttaaaattgacggatgatttgtgagtaagattaacgtgtcttattataattcgattgaATTAGATActgtctaagtaatcgaattgttttattacttagataaaattattgtttacgaaacaattgaaattgaattgaatgaataatttattataaatacaagacgttgtaatttataatttgataaaccgttttggtacaagtaattacgaattactagtcgattttgtatatgacatattttatgagtatgttgatttttaatatgttaaaaatacattacaatttcataagtcaagtaacatgtcacatatgttacaattgacaaatgaaaaaataaaatggaccttccattttatgacATATGTGTGCCAAAAATTGGAGTGGATTATGGTTGAAATTGTGTTAAATattgttaagtggaaaacacaatgattacccatagtcttagccttgcatacctatgatttcttgggtagaaaaactagctcatgcattgggcacccTCTCCCTcaccaccggttttccaagaggaaATAACAAGAGTTTTTCCTCCATCATTTCATTCACAACTTCAAATATAATTTCTATTGTAAGAAATTATCactctctctacatcttataaAACATTTTtcgagaaataaaaacctcacaaaagctcctcttttgaccgaaatattcaagagaaaatacaaattgtttttgtgtcaaattttaagtaagacttatattattactagttcataattatataagttattaagggatttccttgggtatatacttttgggagaggttctaatttggacctttgttcatccattataaggaagctcaagaactaacaaataggtgaatttgttggtgccctaatatccgaaatcccatagtaagattgatgatttcttctcttatcttattttagtttgcatgcataagatcttgcatttattttataactaaataaattaattcatatattaatatgtaaacttatgagattaatgaatcctaaaaagtggtatcaagagccttaggttgtttgcatgcaaatcggtttatagtttttccgggttataagattaacatacaaaactaattaatttggatttatgaagataaacctaaaaatgtcttttcatgttaaaagtttctggtcataagttatttttaggacattttggtttctttatggattttattgttcattttatataatattggcattaaaatgtgatttttatgataaaaatgtcatttttggtcgaaaaatagctaaacttcgaatttttcagtggtttttggatatgttttcatatatattatctactgatggcctgtaaattttcatgttaaaataagatgttttgctcgaaataaggatttttaaagttaaaatcgtatttaaatgggtaaaaataggttaatatgagttatatttcgaatctgatcatggaaatttagtatgttatcacatgaaattttacaagatgtgcgtaaaatatttggctataatgaagcctttatgcatgatttatgaattttttgatgaaaaatcacataaatagtgactataattagtaataatgcaaAAACATACTTCGtgactaaagaaaaatgtcacatgttgcattttatcatatatttcagatataaaagtgaaaagttgatgaaaatatttttcctcatatttttatggtcatatttgttaaaactgATAAACCACAACAttatttttctcgataaattttcgaaatttttaacctatgttttgaatattatgagtgtcatggtatttttccagaatgttcatgagtttaaatttcaaatttcgaaattatttgaaatttttataatttaatttgaagtttatagcataattttgtatttttgggtccatttatgaacaatattaagaaatcaagtttaattattgtcaaaatgttagtggagactaatttttgagtcctaagattgttagggtaattaacttgtacataaatatgaatttatgtaattattgtgattttaataagttaaatcacgcaaatccgtaaaaaccgattaatatatgatattgactcttaaaaggcgatttagcaaaaaatctagcatgttcatacatattataaagctgaattttatttatgattgtcatattttaattttatgtaattttatgtaatttttgaattatgtaattttacttagtatgaccttagttttaattggtattacccgaaatgtatgggaatatcgattcggttgtaattaatgtgatctcgtatcaccgttttgtaatttaatagatttatttttattttattacaaatgtataataggaagttatgtaattcattttgtaatttaattattccggaggtccttgaagacggtgccattcgagaaggcggtccatcaaagaaagtgttgtctTGAAGTGTGTGCCAagatcgaagttcaagggaccaaaggagttgatttccgaatttttaatagtttattagatttactattttaggaaggccatactaggattttattttttttatgctttgcattttatttatatgttgcatgcatcgctaaatcgccataactaaacatgcattttatatcgagtttatcgaccgtgtcaataacaattatcgtagtttaactctttagttcacttaaaatgtgatagataataaattgacatgacctctcgctaaaataaacaattgagacttagccttacaaaaaagtagaaaccatgaaaacctatttcgtgagggagtgcgctcggccacaccggggtacaaaccttgttacgtaggggaagtgggtgataaatgtttatccaccgaattcatgttgataagggatgaatcgactacaccgtgcccaagttaatgtggatttggatcatggacacatttattcgaaatttgggttgaactcaacaaaagtattctcgaccattgccggatgtgttttgggctaaagataaatattaatgtaattttatcgacgaagagttctaaaagtagaatcgattaaagagttaatccaccgagttatattgataagggctGAATcagctacaccgtgcccaagttaatatgaatttggatcttggaatcatttatcaagttgggtagaggtcactagataaatgcaataaaacttgtttatatTAAATGGTGGGATTGGACTTGAAATTTTGGGGGGCTAAATGTTTAGAGAAATTGGCCTCTCTGGTTGGGAAGTTTGTGCGTGTGGATGACCTTACTCTGGAAAAACATTTACTGGGTTATGCTAAAGTCTTGGTGGAAGTTGAAATTGATCAGCAATACCCAAGGAAAATACAATTTGAAGATGAGAATGGTCAGGAAGTTACTGTGCTCCTTGAGTATGATTGGCTCCCCATTACCTGCCAGAAATGCAAAGGTATTGGTCATAGCACAAACATGTGTCGAGGAAGAACTAGACCTTTCAGGAAGCAACCTATTCCTGCTCCTGGTAACCATGACATAGGACAAAAGCAAGTCTGGAGGAAGAAGGTTGTTGCAGCTTCAACACTTGATGATAAAGAGTTTCCTTCTCTTCCTGGATCTGGTGAACCTCAGGTAGTGCAGGTGGAGAGCAGTGGCAGCCTGAATGACAATAGGATTACTACTCCAGCTCATACTGTGGCTGTGCATCTGGGTTCTGCTTTCACTCCAGCACGTATTCTGACTAGACATACAAGGCATGAGTCTAGAATGCAAGGAGGTATGAAGGAGATTTTATTAGAAACTTTAATGCTGAACTTATCAAAACTGCTGAAATGGTTGACAAAGGGGGAGGTGGGGGTGTCTCATTCCCTCATGGTTAAATTTGGCATGTGGAATGTTAGGGGTTTAAACAGTGACACCAAACAAAAGGATGTGAAATGGTTCCTTCATCATTCTGAGGTGATCCTGTTTGGACTCCTAGAGACTAGGGTAAAACCTAGTTCTCTGAATAAAGTTGCTCATAATGTCTGTAATGGTTGGTCCTATATTACTAATAATAACTGCCATCCTGGTGGGAGAATTTGGGTTTTGTGGAAAAGTCAGTACCTAAAAGTTGATAGTATTGAGGTGGCTGCGCaatatattcatttaaaaataaaGGATACTATTGATGATTGTATCTTTTATGCAACTTTTGTGTATGGTTTTAATAGAGTTGAGGAGAGAACTCCATTGTGGTCGCTTTCTACAAAGTTGGCATATCATCGACCCTTGGGTGGTCCTTGGGGACTTCAATAATGTTCTATACTCAAATGAAAGAATAGGTAATATTGTCAAGGATGCTGAAATGATTCCTTTCCAAAACACTGTTGCTGAGTGTGAACTTTATGATATGAAGACTAGTGGTGCTTTTTTTACATGTACAAATAAGCAGCCTAGTGATAGTGTGGTGTTTAGTAGAATTGACAGAGTGTTAATTAATACTGAGTGGCTTAATGTTTGGCCTGACTATTATGCTCACTTTGCCCCTGAAGGAGAATTTGATCACTGCCCTTGTGTTATTACCTACCTCGGGGATGTGGTTTCGACAAGAAGGAAGCCTTTTAAATTCTTCAACATGTGGAGTAAGGTGCCAGATTTTCAGGACATTGTTCAGAAAGGTTGGAGTACATACATCCATGGTTCTCCTATGTACAGAATAGTGCAGAAGCTGAAATTACTCAAGCCTGATTTAAAGAAGCTTAATAGGAATTTGTTTGCTGATGTTGAGAGGAATGCTGATATCTCTTATGCAGCTCTCCTGGATTGTCAAAAGAATTTACAAGCTGATCCTAGGAATACTGTTCTTATGGACATTGAATATCAGTCAAGGGAGAGTTACCTGATGCTTGCTAAGGCACGGGATGCTTACCTGAGACAAAAAGCTAAATGCAATTGGGCCAAGGAGGGAGATACTAACTCTGCTATGTTTCACAAAATCATCAAACATAGGCAGATTCAGAATAAGGTTCTGAGGATTGAGGATGATTTGGGTAGGATTTGCACGAAACCTGATGATATTTTGAATGCTTTTGTGCAGTATTATGAACATCTTTTGGGCTCAAGTACTAGTACCACTGGTTTCTATCCTCATATTGTTACTAAAGGAGAGAAGGTGAGCATTAATGACTGGGAGAATCTTTGCCAGATTCCATCTAATGATGAAATTAAACAGGTGGTTTTCTCTATTCCTGATGATTAAAGCCCTGGCCCTGATGGTTTTACAAGCTGTTTTTTCAAAGCCAGTTGGAATATTATCAGTGAGGATTTTTGTACAGCCATAAAAGACTTCTTCCTTTCAGGTAAAATGCTGAAACAAATCAACTGCACTAATTTGGTCTTGATTCCAAAGAAAGATAATCCTGCCTCTGTTAAGGAATTTCGACCCATAGCCTGTTGTAACACCTTTTATAAGGTTATCTCTAAGCTTCTGTGCAACAAAATGGCCAGTATCCTTCCACATATTATAAATCACACTCAGTCTGCCTTTATTCAAGGTAGGA
Protein-coding sequences here:
- the LOC141619980 gene encoding uncharacterized protein LOC141619980 — protein: MIPFQNTVAECELYDMKTSGAFFTCTNKQPSDSVVFSRIDRVLINTEWLNVWPDYYAHFAPEGEFDHCPCVITYLGDVVSTRRKPFKFFNMWSKVPDFQDIVQKGWSTYIHGSPMYRIVQKLKLLKPDLKKLNRNLFADVERNADISYAALLDCQKNLQADPRNTVLMDIEYQSRESYLMLAKARDAYLRQKAKCNWAKEGDTNSAMFHKIIKHRQIQNKVLRIEDDLGRICTKPDDILNAFVQYYEHLLGSSTSTTGFYPHIVTKGEKVSINDWENLCQIPSNDEIKQVVFSIPDD